In Helianthus annuus cultivar XRQ/B chromosome 9, HanXRQr2.0-SUNRISE, whole genome shotgun sequence, the following are encoded in one genomic region:
- the LOC110876037 gene encoding uncharacterized protein LOC110876037 has protein sequence MDVVASTSNSPKENPFPFQCPTLTSSNYTTWAIKMEAIMDAQGLWESIEPQAGVAVDEKKSKTARAFIFQAIPEEILLQVAKKKTAKEVWESLKTRFVGAERVQKARLHTLKSEFESMRMKDGESIDDYAGKLSGMISKYNSVGAVLGDEELVRKLLDTVTDKYIQLVASMEQYSDVEKMPFEEAIGSSTGESSLLFTKAEGVSNNRGFNKHGSGRGRGHTGGDRGGRSGSRGGRGSSRGRGDRHGGRTHHEGDTFHRKSRDKSHVKCFECNQYGHYASECKAEKKSEPEVHLTRDPDDEPTLLLSVCGEENNKMVLLNEEKVFPKLHEDRNDLNKNIWYLDNGASNHMTGRKDAFAELNEGVTVTPRFSVCAEAYGEV, from the exons ATGGATGTTGTTGCTTCCACTTCGaattccccaaaagaaaatccaTTCCCGTTTCAATGTCCTACCCTTACCTCTTCAAACTACACAACATGGGCTATTAAGATGGAGGCCATTATGGATGCCCAAGGGTTATGGGAATCCATAGAACCACAAGCCGGGGTGGCTGTGGATGAGAAAAAGAGCAAGACGGCCCGAGCCTTCATCTTTCAAGCAATACCGGAGGAGATCCTATTGCAAGTTGCGAAAAAGAAAACAGCCAAAGAAGTGTGGGAATCATTGAAGACAAGGTTTGTCGGAGCGGAACGGGTTCAAAAGGCTCGCTTGCATACGCTTAAAAGTGAGTTCGAGTCGATGCGAATGAAAGACGGAGAGTCCATTGATGATTATGCCGGAAAGTTATCCGGTATGATCTCGAAGTACAACAGTGTGGGTGCCGTTTTAGGGGACGAAGAATTGGTAAGGAAGTTGCTTGATACCGTCACGGATAAGTACATTCAATTGGTGGCCTCAATGGAACAATATTCAGATGTCGAAAAGATGCCGTTCGAAGAAGCCATAG GGAGCTCTACCGGTGAAAGCTCGTTACTCTTTACGAAGGCGGAAGGGGTATCAAACAACAGAGGGTTTAATAAACACGGTTCCGGGCGTGGTCGTGGGCATACAGGTGGTGATAGGGGTGGAAGAAGTGGCTCACGCGGGGGTCGTGGGTCTAGTCGAGGTCGGGGTGACCGTCATGGAGGAAGAACACATCACGAAGGAGACACTTTTCATCGTAAGTCACGAGATAAGAGTCACGTGAAGTGTTTCGAATGTAATCAATATGGCCATTATGCATCAGAGTGTAAGGCTGAAAAGAAGTCAGAACCAGAAGTGCATTTGACAAGAGATCCGGATGATGAACCCACATTACTACTTAGTGTTTGTGGTGAAGAAAACAACAAAATGGTTTTGCTCAATGAGGAGAAGGTGTTTCCCAAGTTACATGAGGACCGAAATGATCTCAACAAGAATATATGGTATCTCGATAACGGAGCGAGCAACCATATGACTGGAAGAAAAGATGCATTTGCTGAATTAAATGAAGgtgtaactgtcacaccccgattttcggtTTGTGCGGAAGCGTATGGCGAGGTGTGA